The following proteins are encoded in a genomic region of Brachypodium distachyon strain Bd21 chromosome 1, Brachypodium_distachyon_v3.0, whole genome shotgun sequence:
- the LOC104581638 gene encoding nudix hydrolase 16, mitochondrial, translated as MCDLVARTGRHQQRYEDGRRLVAGCIPFRYRANSDETSGDEQKKLVEVLMINSQSGPGLLFPKGGWENDETVEQAAAREAIEEAGVRGDIVQFLGFYDFKSKTHQDACCPEGMCRAAVFALHVKEELASWPEQSTRRRTWLTVPEAVSQCRYQWMQEALVTGFSNWHDNWSKGGGGKDCDSV; from the exons ATGTGCGACCTGGTGGCCCGCACGGGCCGGCACCAGCAGCGGTACGAGGACGGCCGTCGCCTCGTGGCAGG GTGCATACCATTCAGGTACAGAGCTAATAGCGACGAAACTTCTGGTGATGAACAGAAGAAACTTGTTGAAGTTCTCATGATAAACTCCCAAAGTGGACCAGGTTTATTATTCCCAAAG GGAGGATGGGAGAACGATGAAACTGTTGAACAGGCAGCTGCTCGGGAAGCTATAGAAGAAGCTGGAGTTCGAGGAGACATAGTG CAATTTCTAGGTTTTTATGACTTCAAGAGCAAGACACATCAGGATGCATGCTGCCCTGAGGGTATGTGCAGAGCGGCAGTGTTTGCGCTTCATGTGAAGGAAGAGCTGGCCTCGTGGCCTGAGCAGAGCACCCGCCGAAGGACCTGGTTGACAGTTCCTGAAGCTGTGTCGCAGTGTCGGTACCAGTGGATGCAAGAGGCCCTAGTCACGGGCTTCTCCAACTGGCATGACAACTGGAGcaaaggtggtggtggtaaAGACTGCGACTCGGTCTAA